A segment of the Asinibacterium sp. OR53 genome:
TGATGGCTACGCGCGACCGCCTCGAAGAAGTAGGCAGGAACATCAACCAGCATAAAAATTTTGTGGCCGATAACAAATCACTCCTGCACGATTATATCAGTGTGGAAGAACTGCGCGCCTGCACTACCTGTAACGCCTGTGTGGAAGAATGTCCGGTGAGCATTTCTCCACTCGAGATCATTACTGAGCTGCGCCGGTCACTGGTGATGGAAGAAAGCAATGCGCCGCAGGAATGGAACAGCATGTTCAGCAATACCGAAAATAATTTTGCACCCTGGAAATTCGCACCCGATGAACGCGACCATTGGACGCAGGAGATGGCATCATAAACGATAACACGCATAACCGAAGTATATGAAGGTGAATACCATGGCTGAAATGATGATGAATGGAGAAACCCCTGAAATCCTTTTCTGGGTTGGTTGCGCAGGCAGCTTTGACCAGCGCGCACAAAAGATCACCAAGGCCTTTGCCACCATCCTAAATAAAACAGGTATCAAATATGCCATCCTGGGTAAAGAAGAAGCCTGTACAGGCGATCCTGCACGCAGGGCCGGTAATGAATTCCTTTTCCAGATGATGGCCTACCAGAACATACAGGTGCTCAACGGCTATGGCATCAAAAAAATTGTAACTACCTGTCCGCATTGCTTCAATACACTGAAAAATGAATATCCCGAACTGGGCGGACATTACGAAGTCATTCACCACACAACCCTCCTGCAACAACTGATCGATGAAGGGCGCATCCGCCTGAAAGAAGGCGGGTCTTTCAAAGGTAAAAAAATAGCTTACCACGACAGCTGCTATCTCGGCCGCGCCAATGATATCTACGAAGCACCCCGCAAAGTGCTGGAAGCGCTGGACGCCGAATTGGTTGAAATGAAACGCTGCCGCTCCAAGGGTCTTTGCTGCGGCGCCGGGGGCGCGCAGATGTTCAAAGAAGACGAGCCCGGCAGCAAGCGCATCAATATTGAAAGGACCGAAGACGCCCTGGCTACCGGCGCATCCGTGATCGCATCGGCCTGTCCCTTTTGCAATACCATGATGACCGACGGTGTCAAGAACAAAGAAAAAGAGCAGGAAGTGACAGTACTTGATATCGCCGAATTGATCGCTGCCGACCTCGCCTAGGTCCATTTACCAGGGAATTGGTATTTTTGCAGTATGGATTTCGAATACAGTCAATATGTGCCGGAAGATTTTCATGCTTCTTCCAGGGTCTGGATTTACCAGAGCAACCGTCTTTTTACCATCAGCGAAGCATTACAGATAGAAGACCTGTTAAAGCAATTCCTCGCAGAATGGAAAACACATGGCGAACCGGTGAAAGGTTATGCCAACCTGCTCTTTGGACAGTTCATCGTTTTCATGGCCGATATCACCACCGGTGGCGGCGTGAGCGGTTGCAGCACAGACAGCTCTGTGAGGGTAATAAAAGAAGTGGAAAAAATGTTCGGTGTAGATATGTTCAACCGCCAGAACCTGGCTTTCGTTGTAAAAGAAAAAGTACAGGTATTGCCCATGGCGCAATTGAATTACGCCATTGAAAACCGTTTCATAGAAGCCCACACACCTTATTTCAACAACCTGGTATCTACCAAAGAAGAATGGCTGCACCAATGGCTCAAGCCGGTGAAAGAGAGCTGGCTTTCAACAAAAATACCCGCGTTACAAACGGTCTGATCTAGGATTTGTGCTGTACTTTTTCCAGCGCTTCTTTTTGTTTTTCTTCGCTCAGTTTCCTTTTGATAATTGTTTTATTCAATTGATAACTCACCGTGATCCGGAAGTTGCGGGTATTGCTCCTGCTCTGGCTTTGTATGATGAAGTTGGGCGCATAGGTATACCCGTTGTATTGCAGCAAACCAAGCGGATCAATCGCCGCCACGCCAACGATCAGTTTCCTGTTGAAGAACTTGCGTTGCACACCAAAGCTCATACTCATATTAGTCCGCGATCTACCC
Coding sequences within it:
- a CDS encoding (Fe-S)-binding protein; amino-acid sequence: MKVNTMAEMMMNGETPEILFWVGCAGSFDQRAQKITKAFATILNKTGIKYAILGKEEACTGDPARRAGNEFLFQMMAYQNIQVLNGYGIKKIVTTCPHCFNTLKNEYPELGGHYEVIHHTTLLQQLIDEGRIRLKEGGSFKGKKIAYHDSCYLGRANDIYEAPRKVLEALDAELVEMKRCRSKGLCCGAGGAQMFKEDEPGSKRINIERTEDALATGASVIASACPFCNTMMTDGVKNKEKEQEVTVLDIAELIAADLA